In Streptomyces paludis, the genomic stretch CCGGCCGCGCCGCCTGGGAGCTGCTGCTGCCGGCCGCCGCGGCGCCCGCCCGGGGCCGGGGCCGCGCGCTGCGGGCCGCGCTGCGCGAGGCCGTCAGATCCGGCCGGCTCGGCGCCGGGACGCGGCTGCCCGCCAGCCGTGAACTCGCCGCCGATCTCGGGGTGTCGCGCGGTCTGGTCACGGAGGCGTACGAGCAGCTGACCGCCGAGGGCTATCTGCGCAGCGGTCGCGGCGCGGGCACCTGGGTGGGCGACGCGGTACGGGCGGCGGACCGGCCCGCCCGCGATCTGGCCCCGCGGCCGCCCGGCGCGCGGGCCGACTTCCGTCCCGGCACCCCGGATCCGGCGCTCTTCCCGCGCGCCGCCTGGTCCGCCGCGTACCGGTCCGTGCTGGCCACGCTGGAGAACGACGCGCTCGGCTACCCCGACCCGCGCGGGCTGCCCGCGCTCCGTACCGCCCTGGCCGCGCTGCTCACCCGGCGGCGCGGGGTCGCCGCCGATCCGGAGCGGCTGGTGGTCTGCTCCGGGGTGGCGCAGGCGACGACGCTCTTCGGGGCCGTGCTGTACGGGCGCGGGCTGCGCGCGATCGGCGCCGAGGACCCGGGCAGCCCGGAGCACACGGCGCTGTTCCGCGCGGCCGGGCTCGTCTCCGTACCGCTGCCGCTGGACACGGCGGGGCTGGCCCCGGAGCCGCTGGTCCGGTCGGGGGTACGGGCCGTGGCGACCACCCCCGCCCATCAGTTCCCGTCCGGAATCGCCTACTCCGCGGAGCGCCGCGCCGAACTCCTCGCCTGGGCGCGGGCCGTGGACGGCTACATCCTGGAGGACGACTACGACGGCGATTTCCGTTACGACCGGGCGCCCGTCGGCGCGCTTCAGGGGCTGGACCCGGAGCGCGTCGTGTACACGGGCTCGGTCAGCAAGTCGCTCGCCCCCGGGCTGCGGCTCGGCTGGCTGCTGGCCCCCGGGGAGCTGCTGGACGAACTCGTCGAGCGCAAGCGGACGATGGACCTGGGCAACCCCGCGC encodes the following:
- the pdxR gene encoding MocR-like pyridoxine biosynthesis transcription factor PdxR gives rise to the protein MASSRTNPPPGTGPPPGRAAWELLLPAAAAPARGRGRALRAALREAVRSGRLGAGTRLPASRELAADLGVSRGLVTEAYEQLTAEGYLRSGRGAGTWVGDAVRAADRPARDLAPRPPGARADFRPGTPDPALFPRAAWSAAYRSVLATLENDALGYPDPRGLPALRTALAALLTRRRGVAADPERLVVCSGVAQATTLFGAVLYGRGLRAIGAEDPGSPEHTALFRAAGLVSVPLPLDTAGLAPEPLVRSGVRAVATTPAHQFPSGIAYSAERRAELLAWARAVDGYILEDDYDGDFRYDRAPVGALQGLDPERVVYTGSVSKSLAPGLRLGWLLAPGELLDELVERKRTMDLGNPALDQAVLADFIVRGGYDSQLRRCQRAYRERRDALVAALDTHFPGTEVSGIAAGLHVIARLPSRYGPEERFLRRAAEAGVALRPLTAHGAAGPRDGRVRLVLGYAQLSPARIGSGVRLLAEAVRTAGNDR